The nucleotide sequence CTCGCCCGCTATGGCGAGGCGCGCGTTTCGCTGCCGGGCGGCTGCGCCTGGGGGCCGCGTCCGGTGGACCTGCACATCCGCGGCATGGAGGCGCTCGGCGCCGACGTGGCGATCGAGCACGGCTACATCGTGGCGCGCTCGGAGCGGCTCCGCGGGTCGAACATCTCCTTCGACATCTCCAGCGTGGGCGCGACCGGGAACATCCTGATGGCTGCCGCGACCGCTTCGGGCGACACGGTCGTCGAGAACGCGGCCTGCGAGCCGGAGATCACGGCGCTCGCCGACTTCCTGAACGCCATGGGTGCCAGGATCGAAGGGATCGGATCGCCGACCCTCACCGTGCGCGGCGTGCCCGAGCTGCACCCCGCCGACACCGCGATGATTCCCGACCGGATCGAGGCCGGCACGCTGCTCGCCGCCGCCGCGATCACCGGCGGCGACGTCGAGGTCACGAACATCGACCCCTCGCACCTGGGCTCCGTCCTCTCCAAGTTCGAGACCGCCGGCTGCTCCGTGGAGCGCGGCGACCGCTCGGCGCGCGTGCGCGCTCCCGAGCGCCCCGAAGCCCTCTCGGTCACGACCGCGCCCTACCCCGGCTTCCCGACCGACATGCAGGCGCAGTTCATGGCGCTCCTCTCCGTGGGGAACGGCGTGAGCACGCTGGTGGACACCATCTACCGCGACCGCTTCACGCACGTGGCCGAGCTGCAGCGCCTGGGCGCCGACATCCGCGTGGACGGAAACCGCGCGCTGGTGCACGGCGTGGAGTCGCTCTCGGGCGCTCCGGTCATGGCCACCGACCTCCGCGCCTCCGCGGCGCTGATCCTGGCCGGCCTCGTGGCGGGCGGCGAGACCAAGGTCTCGCGCGTCTACCACCTCGACCGCGGCTACGAGCGGCTCGAGGAGAAGCTGGGACGGCTCGGGGCGGACATCCGCCGCGTCCGGGCCTGACGCGCCCGGCACTCCCCGGCCCGGCCCCGTGCGCCACGTCATCCTCGGCACCGCGGGGCACATCGACCATGGCAAGACCGCGCTCGTCCGCCGCCTCACCGGCATCGACACCGACCGGCTGAAGGAGGAGAAGGAGCGCGGCATCTCGATCGATCTCGGCTTCGCGCACCTCGTCCTTCCCTCAGGCGCGCGGGTGGGGATCGTGGACGTCCCCGGCCACGAGCGCTTCGTGAAGAACATGCTCGCGGGTGCGACCGGGATCGACGTCGCGCTCCTCGTGGTGGCCGCCGACGAGGGGGTG is from Candidatus Binatia bacterium and encodes:
- the murA gene encoding UDP-N-acetylglucosamine 1-carboxyvinyltransferase: MDEIWVRGGKRLSGSVAVSGSKNATLPVLAAALLAPGVYRFTNVPALKDVATMLEMLGRFGVKSRRTGPSAVEVDTRSQVNAEAPYELVKTMRASIYVLGPLLARYGEARVSLPGGCAWGPRPVDLHIRGMEALGADVAIEHGYIVARSERLRGSNISFDISSVGATGNILMAAATASGDTVVENAACEPEITALADFLNAMGARIEGIGSPTLTVRGVPELHPADTAMIPDRIEAGTLLAAAAITGGDVEVTNIDPSHLGSVLSKFETAGCSVERGDRSARVRAPERPEALSVTTAPYPGFPTDMQAQFMALLSVGNGVSTLVDTIYRDRFTHVAELQRLGADIRVDGNRALVHGVESLSGAPVMATDLRASAALILAGLVAGGETKVSRVYHLDRGYERLEEKLGRLGADIRRVRA